A window of Pantoea agglomerans contains these coding sequences:
- a CDS encoding hemagglutinin repeat-containing protein codes for MNKHCYRLIFSRTHGELRVVSELARSYCSEPGQRIGSGISGGGRLWVTVRRSVWLLALLMFADPVMASGIVADGAASRAQRPEVITTQNGLPQVNITAPNQAGVSHNQYQQFDVDARGAILNNSAVMTSTQMAGMIQGNPNLNPNTAPARVILNEVNSNNPSQLRGFMEVAGGKAQVIVANPAGIVCNGCGTINAGRMTLTTGRPQLNADGSVAGYQVERGVVRIEGGGLNGDARHDTQYVDILARAVEINAGVWAKEGVSVVAGRNRVSADGKSATALSDDNSARPEFAIDMGQLGGMYSGSIRMIGTEAGVGVRNLSGQVRAGKTLTVSSEGRLSWRADVPDAATQSGGDIQLTAKGDIETHGKVYSGGQLTLQGAGRLTQSGTLAAAGNMQLNVARGIQSSGHLLAGSNADSALVHNASLQLDSQGDIRASGSLLAKKNLSATGRQVDISGAQVAAEQTALKAREGGVSLRRSSVDSGELVVSAAGDVDAQQAKIKAGRWQVDASTLLNQQAVWSQTEASESRFTLTHHLDNSAGTIEAHSLALMAGQLTNQRGRLVALDSTAQRWRVGGVLDNASGTLGSNGDLHLDADRLDNQSGTIKTQAALRLHADGAVNNAGGNLLAGNGLTLETGGELNNASGTLSGGDVRLVAQRLDNTQGRVTGERRLDLQARQGLDNRQGLLGAGQALTVSSEGELNNHQGTVQGNGQATVSAREIRNEAGKLLGGQRLALTSKGALNNHEGEISGESLTLTTGQLDNTQGKVVAREDVSLTAERGLVNAAGWLEAGNLLSVKANERWDNRGGTAQGGHQVTASAASLDNSGGRLQSGGNLTLDAAGNILNGTGKLTAQQTLAIKGGAASLFDNDGGSLQSGGDLSLQGGQLTNRDAGMIFAGQALSLNLTGGWNNQGGTFTGSGHTQVRAADLVNAQGAINALESLDMQFTGQLDNGQGRIFSQSSQLLQAQDIVNAQGWMGSQGGWQAISGGFDNTEGSVQSLQAARLAADWLGNAKGVLQSAQDLVLRVVREIDNRAGKVSTQGQLAVAGARDGEQAGAINNAGGQWLAGEGLSIVARALDNTQGGLLFSQKQQRLTLSGALNNRDGRAQSGEALQLDAQTLNNAGGTIEGQQQVTLRIAGLLENSGGAVRSNGDQLVSAAGIENARGLFSSRGGIRVTSAQLHNDGGTLISQGAGVYRIDQLNNQHGKVHSGDALALEGVQINNQGGQLVSTQGLTLKTGVLDNSGQGTISSQAAISLLAERLNNRDGGLILGTTRSDITARDIDNTAGRLQSSSQMTFSGVTQLDNRQGRILANGNLDINADRSPTDSPLALLNQGGRVESGGALTANTRTLDNQNGTLLGLQALTLSAQQDYTRQAGETLSSNGTVTFSLSGAFTSLADWLLPGNLVLNAASIANPATLVGKMLQLTTGALQNSGRIEADSMTLNVDTLDNAAALMGDAIAVRGRAIDNHGASAVIAATQSLTLQVSERLTNQQGALLYSGDRLHLHSDDLIENRASFIEADGDTRIEAHRLNNLREGLVIEREAEKSDYKWHRYNYYWRSFGPTVISDKSTLAPTTQQLTFQDDAAAQTNPYGTLLAIDAASKRAQVRVKNNVGKLTDLWVNYLALQPNADGSYAMTFYETRGVRQRYVPTPYHNTVWREDNRTRTEQWDPEQHIDLDSAPFVTDYSNLRERSVTGTVTRDKLVSEGIGARILAGGNMVLRITGQLLNDASAIAAHGNLTQEGGGAVDNRGYSINERRQEVIVDHYDKSRRHWYPQFSRDETTALASVDGVITGNGNVTINGASITSTTVSQAQISQLEAALNAVDAERAELKRNPLAFTVEGEGVAGGDTQLAPGEAVTYPGATPSSPLGRPLLPSELALTQLQHLDSVATSIPNNALFSQHTASGSPFLVVTDERFTRRDNFISSDYMLERVGYNPAQAHKRLGDGFYEQRLVREQVLKLTGRPSLKGWDAMAQYQQLMNNGAEVAQNFHLVPGVALTPEQIAALQQDIVWLVSETVQTADGPQSVWVPKVYLAQSTLRLTGDGAMISGGNLQLSADSITNAGSLFADKALTVDAGQFLHQGGDIQAGSIDVRADSLTISTNLQDALRQATMRADDIRLSGSDITLSGAKLDATHTLSLSARNDLTITAAKSSRTADLEVISGAMGNRNSSGMEEAGSRMAHISGEWQQALSSELNAGGNLMLNAGHNVTLAGSQASAGGNLQVQAGNDITIRAETTTNTTHLDANSRTSSVSNDRQEDRLTLTTLSGAQGVTLVAGNQLQAEGAQVDSKNGGIGISAQDVTIKDARAHTLALDSENKREGRTKSSRYEESERETSTGSTFSARQGITVIGREGDITVTGSALHSDQGGILLQAKNDVTLNTATERESLYSEERSQKKGFLNKSSSHTVTDDRTTREKGTLLSGNSVSVSAGNDLTVTGSAIVADRDVNLQAGHNVDIGAATETETHYLLEEKKKSGLLGSGGIGFTIGKQSSKHEVDEQATTQSQSVSTIGSSQGSVNITAGNQLHIGGADLVAGKDLALTGDSVTIDPGYDQRTRKETFEQKQSGLTIALSGTAGGALNTAVSSAQQARKEGDGRLNALQNTKAALSGVQAAQAWERDNALTASAEAKNAAAGLQPGDKGAAQGATNTIGISASWGSQSSKSETRTDSRQSQGSTLTAGQNLSITATGKNQGAQSGDIAITGSQLKAGKELSLDAARDITLQSAQNSESSVSKNSSQGGNIGVGIGAGAGGYGISVSAGINAGKGHENGQSLTHTETTLDAGSHLRVTSGRDTTLKGAQASGEKITVDVGRDLLLESQQDSDRYDASQQNVSAGGSFTFGTMTGSAWVSASQDKLHSNFDSVKEQTGLFAGKGGFDVHVREHTQLDGAVIASTATADKNRLDTGTLGWTDIHNQADYQTSHSGGSFSTGGPVGGNLLTNMAGGMLSGGGSSGHAEGTTKAGVSEGTLLIRDKDKQQQDVAQLNRDTDHASDGSISPIFDKEKEQNRLKQAQLIGDIGGQAMDVIRTQGDIAGLKAQTDPEALSQARQQLEREANGRPVSDAAVMQQAYDNAMRQYGTGSDLQKAAQAVTGALTALAGNNLAGALASGTSPYLATEIKKRVGEENIAANAMAHAVLGAVTAQLNNQSGLAGGLGAGGGELAARVITGQLFPGRTAEQLNESEKQQVSALSQLAAGLAGGLATGDTAGALAAAQAGKNAVENNWLSVSEKTELELAKQTLKNSKDPAEREKAQQDVARLVEKDISSDKKVINACSNGGAGSAACATARLEVIAAKSEYENLGNYNSKASQQYADAYGNIVNLLNITSVDAQNQQQVKDAMVNYAMVQLGVDKATAENYVETYDGMKAVAASMTPVLGAAAVSKLSSLAEKVVVYPSGINFSINQPKHLATVDGFTQKSGVSGGHNANAFYDAAKEYNIQIVSETPTSVPGITHVVYKIPSYDRAGNVTGYKAAELPKTIYDPAIFTDQKILDLGQQAAAKGYKDAMASSNGQATATVDGVSFRIYVDKTTGTVRNFHPN; via the coding sequence ATGAATAAACATTGCTATCGACTTATCTTCAGCCGCACCCACGGGGAACTGCGGGTGGTCTCTGAACTGGCCCGCAGCTACTGCAGCGAACCGGGGCAGCGCATCGGCTCAGGGATCTCAGGTGGAGGCCGTCTGTGGGTCACCGTGCGTCGGTCAGTGTGGCTACTTGCGCTGTTGATGTTCGCCGATCCCGTCATGGCAAGCGGAATTGTCGCGGACGGTGCTGCCAGTCGGGCGCAGCGGCCAGAGGTTATCACTACCCAGAACGGCCTGCCGCAGGTCAACATCACCGCCCCCAACCAGGCTGGCGTCTCGCACAACCAGTATCAGCAGTTCGATGTTGACGCCAGAGGCGCCATCCTCAACAACTCGGCGGTGATGACCTCGACCCAGATGGCCGGGATGATCCAGGGGAATCCCAACCTCAATCCCAATACCGCACCGGCACGCGTCATTCTCAACGAGGTTAACAGCAACAACCCCAGCCAGCTGCGCGGATTTATGGAGGTGGCCGGCGGCAAGGCGCAGGTGATTGTGGCTAACCCTGCCGGGATTGTCTGCAACGGCTGCGGCACCATCAACGCCGGGCGCATGACGCTGACCACAGGCCGTCCGCAGTTGAACGCCGACGGCAGCGTGGCGGGGTATCAGGTCGAGCGCGGCGTGGTGCGCATCGAAGGCGGCGGGCTTAACGGTGATGCCCGTCATGATACCCAGTACGTCGACATTCTGGCGCGCGCGGTGGAGATCAACGCCGGCGTCTGGGCGAAAGAAGGCGTGTCGGTGGTGGCTGGCCGTAACCGCGTAAGTGCGGACGGCAAAAGCGCGACGGCGCTTTCCGACGACAACAGTGCCAGGCCTGAGTTTGCCATCGATATGGGCCAGCTGGGCGGGATGTACAGCGGCAGTATCCGTATGATCGGCACCGAGGCGGGCGTCGGCGTGCGTAACCTGAGCGGACAGGTTCGGGCAGGCAAAACCCTGACCGTCAGCAGCGAAGGCAGGCTCAGCTGGCGGGCTGATGTGCCAGATGCCGCCACGCAGTCGGGCGGCGATATTCAGCTGACAGCAAAAGGCGATATTGAGACGCACGGTAAAGTGTACAGCGGCGGTCAGCTGACCCTGCAGGGCGCAGGAAGGTTAACGCAGTCCGGGACGCTGGCGGCGGCCGGGAATATGCAGCTGAACGTTGCACGCGGTATCCAGAGCAGCGGCCACCTGCTGGCGGGCAGTAATGCCGACAGCGCCCTGGTCCATAATGCCAGCCTGCAGCTTGATAGCCAGGGGGATATCCGCGCCAGTGGCAGCCTGCTCGCTAAAAAGAACCTCAGCGCGACCGGACGCCAGGTGGATATCAGCGGCGCGCAGGTTGCAGCCGAACAGACCGCCCTGAAGGCGCGGGAAGGCGGCGTTAGCTTGCGCCGCTCCTCCGTTGACAGCGGTGAGCTGGTCGTAAGTGCCGCTGGCGATGTGGATGCGCAGCAGGCGAAAATCAAGGCGGGGCGCTGGCAGGTTGACGCCAGCACGCTGCTTAACCAGCAAGCGGTCTGGTCCCAGACTGAGGCGAGCGAGAGTCGCTTTACTCTTACCCACCATCTGGATAACAGCGCCGGCACTATTGAGGCCCACAGCCTGGCACTTATGGCCGGTCAGCTGACCAACCAGCGTGGCCGCCTGGTCGCGCTCGACAGCACCGCGCAACGCTGGCGGGTCGGCGGCGTGCTCGACAATGCCAGCGGCACGCTGGGCAGCAATGGCGACCTGCATCTGGATGCCGACCGCCTCGATAATCAGAGCGGCACGATAAAAACCCAGGCGGCACTCCGGCTTCACGCCGACGGCGCAGTGAATAATGCCGGGGGCAACCTGCTGGCCGGGAACGGCCTGACGCTGGAGACGGGAGGCGAGCTGAACAACGCGTCCGGTACCCTGAGCGGTGGAGATGTGCGTCTGGTGGCGCAGCGGCTGGATAACACGCAGGGCAGAGTGACTGGCGAGAGGCGGCTTGACCTGCAAGCCCGTCAGGGGCTGGATAACAGGCAGGGGCTGCTGGGTGCCGGTCAGGCGCTGACGGTGAGCAGCGAGGGCGAGCTGAACAACCATCAGGGGACGGTGCAGGGCAATGGGCAAGCCACTGTGTCAGCGCGAGAGATCCGCAACGAGGCTGGCAAGTTGCTGGGCGGACAGCGGCTGGCGCTGACCAGTAAAGGCGCGCTGAACAACCACGAAGGGGAAATCAGCGGCGAGTCGCTTACGCTGACCACCGGGCAGCTTGATAACACCCAGGGCAAGGTGGTGGCGAGGGAGGATGTGAGCCTGACGGCAGAGCGCGGGCTGGTTAACGCCGCTGGCTGGCTTGAAGCCGGCAACCTGCTCTCTGTTAAAGCTAATGAGCGCTGGGACAACCGGGGCGGCACCGCTCAGGGCGGCCACCAGGTCACCGCCAGCGCAGCGTCGCTGGATAACAGCGGCGGTCGGTTACAGTCCGGCGGTAACCTGACCCTTGATGCCGCAGGCAATATCCTCAATGGCACCGGCAAGCTGACCGCGCAACAGACCCTTGCCATTAAGGGCGGCGCAGCCAGCCTGTTCGACAATGACGGCGGGTCACTGCAGAGCGGCGGTGACTTATCCCTCCAGGGTGGCCAGTTGACCAACCGCGACGCCGGTATGATCTTCGCTGGGCAGGCGCTCTCCCTGAACCTGACCGGCGGCTGGAACAACCAGGGTGGCACCTTTACCGGCAGTGGGCACACCCAGGTGCGCGCTGCAGATCTGGTAAATGCCCAGGGCGCTATCAACGCGCTGGAGAGCCTGGATATGCAGTTTACCGGCCAGCTGGATAACGGCCAGGGGCGGATTTTTAGTCAGTCGTCTCAGCTGCTGCAGGCGCAGGATATCGTCAATGCGCAGGGCTGGATGGGCAGTCAGGGCGGCTGGCAGGCTATCAGCGGCGGTTTTGATAATACCGAAGGCAGCGTACAGAGCCTGCAGGCCGCACGCCTTGCGGCTGACTGGCTGGGCAACGCCAAAGGCGTACTGCAGTCGGCCCAGGATCTGGTGCTGCGCGTTGTGCGGGAGATCGACAACCGGGCCGGCAAGGTCTCGACGCAGGGGCAGCTTGCTGTCGCGGGCGCCAGAGATGGCGAACAGGCCGGTGCCATCAATAACGCTGGCGGTCAGTGGCTGGCTGGCGAGGGGCTGAGTATCGTCGCCCGCGCACTCGACAATACGCAGGGCGGGCTGCTCTTCAGCCAGAAACAACAGCGTCTTACGCTGAGCGGCGCGCTGAACAACCGCGATGGGAGAGCGCAAAGTGGTGAGGCCCTTCAGCTTGATGCACAAACCCTGAATAACGCCGGCGGGACGATAGAGGGCCAGCAACAGGTGACGCTGCGCATTGCTGGCTTGCTTGAGAATAGCGGCGGTGCCGTGCGCAGCAATGGCGACCAGCTGGTGTCGGCGGCCGGTATCGAAAATGCGCGCGGCCTGTTCAGCAGCCGCGGCGGCATCAGAGTAACCTCAGCGCAGCTGCACAACGACGGCGGGACGCTTATCAGTCAGGGGGCGGGCGTCTACCGTATCGACCAGCTTAACAATCAGCACGGCAAGGTACACAGCGGCGACGCGCTCGCGCTTGAGGGCGTGCAGATAAACAACCAGGGCGGGCAATTAGTGTCAACCCAGGGGCTGACACTGAAGACCGGAGTGCTCGATAACAGTGGTCAGGGCACGATAAGCAGTCAGGCGGCAATCAGCCTGCTGGCCGAGCGCCTGAACAACCGCGATGGCGGGCTAATACTGGGCACCACGCGATCCGACATCACCGCCCGTGATATCGACAATACCGCAGGCCGCCTGCAGAGCAGCAGCCAGATGACCTTCTCGGGGGTAACGCAGCTGGACAACCGCCAGGGGCGCATTCTGGCCAACGGCAATCTCGACATCAATGCCGACCGGTCACCGACCGACTCGCCGCTGGCGCTGCTTAACCAGGGCGGGCGCGTGGAGAGCGGCGGCGCACTGACAGCGAATACCCGCACCCTGGATAACCAGAACGGCACCCTGCTGGGGCTGCAGGCGCTGACGCTCTCCGCGCAGCAGGACTATACCCGCCAGGCCGGCGAAACCCTCAGCAGTAACGGCACGGTGACCTTCTCCCTGAGCGGTGCTTTTACCAGCCTGGCGGACTGGCTGCTGCCAGGTAATCTGGTGCTCAACGCGGCCAGCATAGCCAATCCCGCCACCCTGGTGGGCAAAATGCTGCAGCTGACGACCGGAGCCTTGCAAAACAGCGGGCGCATTGAAGCGGACAGCATGACGCTGAACGTCGATACCCTGGACAACGCCGCGGCGCTGATGGGGGACGCGATCGCCGTGCGCGGTCGCGCTATCGACAACCACGGCGCGTCTGCGGTGATAGCGGCGACCCAGAGCCTGACATTGCAGGTCAGTGAGCGCCTGACTAACCAGCAGGGCGCTCTGCTCTACAGCGGCGATCGTTTGCACCTGCACAGCGATGACCTGATTGAAAACCGCGCGAGCTTTATTGAGGCGGACGGCGACACCAGGATTGAAGCCCATCGGCTGAATAACCTGCGCGAAGGGCTGGTGATTGAGCGCGAGGCGGAGAAGAGCGACTACAAGTGGCACCGCTATAACTATTACTGGCGCTCCTTTGGTCCAACGGTCATCTCCGATAAAAGCACCCTGGCACCGACCACCCAACAGCTGACTTTCCAGGATGACGCGGCGGCGCAAACCAACCCATACGGTACGCTGCTGGCTATTGATGCGGCGAGTAAGCGTGCGCAGGTGCGGGTGAAGAACAACGTCGGCAAGCTGACTGACCTGTGGGTCAACTATCTGGCACTCCAGCCCAACGCCGACGGCAGCTACGCGATGACCTTCTATGAAACTCGCGGAGTCAGACAGAGATATGTGCCCACCCCCTATCACAATACCGTCTGGCGTGAGGACAATCGCACTCGCACTGAACAGTGGGATCCCGAACAGCACATCGACCTCGACAGCGCGCCGTTCGTTACCGACTACAGCAACCTGCGTGAGCGTAGCGTTACCGGCACGGTGACGCGCGACAAACTGGTAAGCGAGGGTATCGGGGCGCGTATTCTGGCAGGCGGCAATATGGTGTTGCGCATAACCGGTCAGCTGCTTAACGACGCCAGCGCGATCGCCGCCCACGGCAATCTCACCCAGGAGGGCGGGGGTGCGGTGGACAACCGAGGCTACTCGATTAACGAGCGGCGCCAGGAGGTCATTGTCGATCACTATGACAAGTCCAGGCGCCACTGGTATCCGCAGTTCAGCCGGGATGAGACCACGGCTCTGGCCAGCGTTGACGGCGTTATCACCGGCAACGGTAATGTCACCATCAACGGGGCCAGCATTACCAGTACCACGGTCAGTCAGGCACAAATCAGCCAGCTTGAGGCGGCATTAAACGCCGTTGACGCCGAGCGCGCCGAACTTAAGCGCAACCCGCTGGCCTTCACGGTAGAAGGGGAGGGAGTTGCTGGCGGTGATACGCAGCTTGCGCCGGGTGAGGCAGTGACTTACCCGGGGGCCACGCCGTCTTCACCGCTGGGTCGCCCGCTGCTGCCGTCAGAGCTGGCGCTAACGCAGCTACAGCATCTGGACAGCGTGGCGACCTCCATCCCCAACAACGCCCTGTTCAGCCAGCATACGGCGAGCGGCAGCCCGTTCCTGGTGGTAACCGACGAGCGTTTTACCCGGCGCGACAACTTTATCAGCAGCGACTACATGCTTGAGCGTGTAGGGTATAACCCCGCGCAGGCGCACAAGCGCCTGGGCGACGGCTTTTACGAGCAGCGCCTGGTACGCGAGCAGGTGCTGAAACTCACCGGCAGACCCTCACTCAAGGGCTGGGATGCGATGGCGCAGTACCAGCAACTGATGAATAACGGCGCTGAAGTCGCCCAGAACTTCCATCTGGTGCCGGGCGTGGCCCTGACGCCAGAGCAGATTGCGGCGCTGCAGCAGGATATTGTCTGGCTGGTGAGCGAGACGGTGCAAACGGCCGACGGCCCGCAGTCGGTGTGGGTGCCGAAGGTCTATCTGGCGCAGAGCACGCTGCGTCTGACTGGCGATGGCGCGATGATTAGCGGTGGTAATCTGCAGCTCTCGGCAGACAGTATCACCAATGCCGGCAGCCTGTTTGCCGACAAGGCGCTCACCGTGGATGCCGGGCAGTTCCTGCATCAGGGCGGCGACATTCAGGCTGGCAGCATTGACGTGCGGGCCGACAGCCTGACAATAAGCACCAACCTGCAGGATGCATTGCGCCAGGCAACGATGCGGGCCGACGACATCCGTCTCAGTGGTAGCGATATCACGCTCTCAGGCGCGAAACTCGACGCCACACACACCCTCAGCCTGAGTGCGCGTAACGATCTGACCATCACTGCGGCGAAAAGCAGCCGCACGGCCGACCTTGAGGTCATCTCCGGCGCGATGGGGAACCGTAACAGCAGCGGCATGGAAGAGGCTGGCTCCCGGATGGCGCACATTAGCGGCGAATGGCAGCAGGCGCTGAGCAGCGAGCTTAACGCTGGCGGCAACCTTATGCTTAATGCCGGGCATAACGTGACGCTCGCAGGTAGTCAGGCCAGTGCCGGTGGCAATCTGCAGGTGCAGGCCGGAAACGATATTACTATCAGGGCTGAGACCACCACCAACACCACCCACCTCGACGCCAACAGCCGTACCTCGTCGGTCAGCAACGATCGTCAGGAAGATCGTCTGACGCTCACTACCCTGAGCGGTGCGCAGGGCGTTACGCTGGTGGCGGGCAACCAGCTGCAGGCCGAAGGCGCGCAGGTTGACAGTAAAAACGGCGGCATTGGCATCAGTGCGCAGGACGTGACCATCAAAGACGCCCGTGCTCACACGCTCGCTCTGGACAGCGAAAACAAACGCGAGGGCAGAACCAAAAGCAGTCGCTATGAGGAAAGCGAACGTGAAACCAGCACCGGCAGCACCTTCAGCGCCCGGCAGGGGATAACGGTTATCGGCCGTGAGGGCGATATCACCGTCACCGGCAGCGCTCTGCACAGTGACCAGGGCGGCATCCTCCTCCAGGCGAAAAATGATGTGACTCTCAATACCGCCACCGAACGCGAGTCGCTCTACAGTGAGGAACGCTCTCAGAAAAAAGGGTTCCTGAACAAGAGCAGCAGCCACACCGTGACCGACGACCGAACCACGCGCGAGAAAGGCACGCTGCTGAGTGGCAACAGCGTCAGCGTCAGCGCGGGCAATGACCTGACGGTCACCGGTTCGGCGATTGTCGCCGACCGGGACGTAAACCTGCAGGCCGGCCATAACGTCGATATCGGTGCGGCCACTGAGACCGAGACGCACTACCTGCTGGAAGAGAAGAAAAAGAGCGGTCTGCTGGGCAGCGGCGGCATCGGTTTCACGATTGGCAAACAGTCGAGCAAACACGAAGTCGATGAGCAAGCCACCACCCAAAGCCAGAGCGTCAGCACCATCGGCAGCAGTCAGGGCAGCGTTAACATCACGGCGGGCAACCAGCTGCATATTGGCGGTGCCGACCTGGTGGCGGGCAAGGATCTGGCTCTTACCGGCGACAGCGTGACTATCGACCCGGGCTATGACCAGCGTACCCGCAAGGAAACGTTTGAGCAGAAACAAAGCGGCCTGACCATAGCGCTGTCGGGCACCGCGGGCGGCGCGCTCAACACCGCCGTCAGCTCGGCGCAACAGGCAAGAAAAGAAGGCGACGGGCGCCTGAACGCGCTGCAAAACACCAAAGCGGCGCTCTCCGGCGTGCAGGCCGCACAGGCGTGGGAGCGGGATAATGCGCTGACCGCCTCGGCGGAGGCGAAAAACGCCGCTGCCGGTTTACAGCCGGGAGACAAAGGTGCGGCGCAGGGTGCCACCAACACCATCGGCATCAGCGCCTCCTGGGGCAGCCAGTCGTCGAAGAGTGAAACCCGTACCGACAGCCGCCAGTCGCAGGGCAGCACGCTGACCGCCGGGCAAAACCTGTCGATAACGGCGACCGGCAAGAACCAGGGTGCGCAAAGCGGCGATATCGCCATTACCGGCAGCCAGCTGAAAGCGGGCAAGGAGCTATCGCTTGATGCGGCGCGCGACATTACTCTGCAGTCGGCGCAGAACAGCGAAAGCAGCGTCAGCAAAAACAGCAGCCAGGGCGGTAACATCGGCGTGGGCATTGGCGCAGGCGCGGGGGGCTATGGCATCAGCGTTTCGGCTGGGATCAATGCCGGTAAAGGGCATGAGAACGGCCAGAGCCTGACGCATACCGAAACCACCCTGGATGCCGGAAGCCACCTCAGGGTGACCAGCGGCCGCGATACCACGCTTAAAGGCGCGCAGGCCAGCGGAGAGAAAATCACCGTCGACGTCGGCCGTGACCTGCTGCTTGAAAGCCAGCAGGACAGCGACCGCTACGACGCCAGCCAGCAAAACGTTAGCGCGGGCGGCAGCTTCACCTTCGGCACGATGACCGGTTCCGCCTGGGTGAGCGCCAGCCAGGACAAACTGCACAGCAACTTCGATTCGGTGAAAGAGCAGACCGGGCTGTTTGCGGGCAAAGGCGGGTTTGACGTCCACGTAAGGGAACATACCCAGCTTGACGGCGCGGTTATCGCCTCCACGGCAACGGCAGACAAAAACCGTCTCGATACCGGCACGCTGGGCTGGACGGATATCCACAACCAGGCGGATTACCAGACCAGCCACAGCGGCGGCTCGTTTAGCACCGGCGGGCCGGTGGGCGGGAACCTGCTGACTAATATGGCCGGAGGGATGCTGTCCGGGGGAGGCAGCAGCGGGCACGCTGAGGGCACAACAAAAGCCGGCGTCAGCGAGGGGACGCTGCTTATCCGCGACAAAGACAAGCAGCAGCAGGATGTGGCGCAGCTTAACCGGGATACCGACCATGCCAGCGACGGCAGCATCAGCCCGATATTCGACAAGGAGAAAGAGCAGAACCGGCTGAAGCAGGCGCAGCTTATCGGGGATATTGGCGGCCAGGCGATGGACGTTATCCGCACTCAGGGCGACATCGCCGGGCTGAAGGCGCAGACCGACCCGGAGGCGCTGTCGCAGGCCCGGCAGCAGCTGGAAAGGGAAGCGAACGGCAGACCGGTCAGCGATGCGGCGGTGATGCAGCAGGCGTATGACAACGCGATGCGGCAGTACGGCACCGGCAGCGACCTGCAGAAGGCGGCGCAGGCAGTGACGGGCGCGCTGACGGCGCTGGCGGGCAATAACCTGGCCGGGGCGCTGGCGAGCGGCACCTCGCCGTACCTGGCGACGGAAATCAAGAAGCGGGTAGGCGAAGAGAACATCGCTGCGAACGCGATGGCGCATGCGGTGCTGGGCGCGGTGACGGCGCAGCTGAACAACCAGTCAGGACTGGCAGGCGGGCTGGGCGCCGGCGGCGGGGAGCTGGCGGCGCGGGTCATCACCGGGCAACTGTTCCCGGGCAGGACGGCGGAGCAGCTGAACGAAAGCGAGAAGCAGCAGGTGAGCGCGCTGAGCCAGCTGGCGGCGGGGCTTGCAGGCGGGCTGGCGACGGGGGATACTGCGGGAGCGTTGGCCGCGGCGCAGGCGGGGAAAAATGCGGTTGAGAATAACTGGCTGAGCGTCAGTGAGAAGACTGAGCTTGAGTTAGCGAAGCAGACGCTTAAAAACAGTAAAGATCCGGCAGAGCGTGAAAAGGCGCAGCAGGATGTGGCCCGTCTGGTAGAGAAAGACATCAGCAGTGATAAGAAAGTTATTAATGCCTGTAGCAATGGCGGTGCCGGAAGTGCGGCCTGTGCCACGGCAAGGCTTGAAGTGATAGCGGCGAAGAGCGAGTACGAAAATCTCGGTAACTACAACTCGAAAGCCAGCCAGCAGTATGCGGATGCGTACGGCAACATCGTAAACCTGCTGAACATCACCAGCGTTGATGCACAGAATCAACAGCAGGTGAAGGATGCGATGGTGAACTACGCGATGGTGCAGCTTGGTGTGGATAAGGCGACGGCTGAAAACTATGTCGAAACCTATGACGGGATGAAGGCGGTTGCGGCTTCGATGACACCAGTGTTGGGTGCGGCGGCTGTCAGTAAACTCAGTAGCCTGGCTGAAAAAGTTGTTGTTTATCCATCGGGCATAAATTTCAGCATTAATCAGCCAAAGCACCTAGCAACAGTTGATGGATTTACGCAGAAAAGCGGTGTCTCAGGCGGTCATAATGCGAATGCGTTTTATGACGCGGCGAAAGAGTACAATATACAAATTGTCAGTGAAACACCTACCAGTGTTCCCGGCATTACTCATGTTGTATATAAAATTCCTTCTTATGACAGGGCTGGTAATGTGACTGGGTACAAAGCAGCAGAATTGCCGAAAACAATTTATGATCCTGCTATTTTCACAGACCAAAAGATTTTAGATTTAGGACAGCAAGCTGCCGCGAAAGGATATAAGGATGCGATGGCAAGTTCTAATGGGCAAGCAACTGCAACTGTTGATGGTGTCAGTTTCAGAATATATGTAGATAAAACTACTGGAACTGTGCGGAACTTTCATCCTAATTGA